One part of the Streptomyces lienomycini genome encodes these proteins:
- a CDS encoding TetR/AcrR family transcriptional regulator, with protein sequence MKDGEATTDGEATTEQAASRPKRADARRNEKNLLDAAAAVFVRSGVEAPVRDIAAEAGVGTATIYRHFPTRADLIIGVYRHQVEACAEAGPALLASSPTPYAALASWVDLFVDFLVTKHGLAAVLQADNAGFETLHAYFLDRLVPVCTDLLTAATASGEIHTDVPALALMRGVGNLCIGAETPDPRYDARQLVGVLIAGLRRRD encoded by the coding sequence GTGAAGGACGGCGAAGCGACGACGGACGGCGAAGCGACGACGGAGCAGGCGGCCTCCCGGCCCAAGCGCGCGGACGCCCGGCGCAACGAGAAGAACCTGCTCGACGCGGCCGCCGCGGTGTTCGTCAGGTCGGGCGTGGAGGCACCCGTACGCGACATCGCGGCCGAGGCCGGCGTCGGCACGGCCACGATCTACCGCCACTTCCCCACCCGCGCGGACCTCATCATCGGCGTCTACCGGCACCAGGTGGAGGCCTGCGCCGAGGCCGGCCCCGCCCTGCTGGCGAGCAGCCCGACGCCGTACGCCGCACTCGCGAGCTGGGTCGACCTGTTCGTCGACTTCCTCGTCACCAAGCACGGCCTCGCCGCGGTCCTCCAGGCCGACAACGCGGGCTTCGAGACCCTCCACGCGTACTTCCTCGACCGCCTGGTCCCCGTCTGCACCGACCTCCTCACCGCCGCGACCGCCTCCGGCGAGATCCACACCGACGTACCGGCGCTCGCCCTCATGCGCGGCGTCGGCAACCTCTGCATCGGCGCGGAGACCCCCGACCCGCGCTACGACGCCCGGCAGCTGGTGGGGGTGCTGATCGCGGGCTTGCGGCGCCGCGACTGA
- the msrA gene encoding peptide-methionine (S)-S-oxide reductase MsrA, with amino-acid sequence MAAQTQRAVLAGGCFWGMEELIRRLPGVTATRVGYTGGDVPNATYRNHGTHAEAIEILFDPEVTDYRAILEFFFQIHDPSTTNRQGNDIGLSYRSAIYYVDDEQKRTAEDTIADVDASGLWPGKVVTEVEPVGPFWEAEPEHQDYLQRYPEGYTCHFPRPGWRLPARTQG; translated from the coding sequence ATGGCTGCGCAGACGCAGAGGGCCGTGCTGGCAGGCGGGTGCTTCTGGGGCATGGAGGAGCTGATCCGTCGGCTCCCGGGCGTGACCGCGACCCGGGTCGGCTACACCGGGGGCGACGTGCCGAACGCGACGTACCGCAACCACGGCACGCACGCGGAGGCCATCGAGATCCTCTTCGACCCCGAGGTGACCGACTACCGCGCGATCCTGGAGTTCTTCTTCCAGATCCACGACCCGAGCACCACGAACCGCCAGGGCAACGACATCGGCCTCAGCTACCGCTCGGCGATCTACTACGTGGACGACGAGCAGAAGCGGACCGCCGAGGACACCATCGCGGACGTGGACGCCTCCGGGCTGTGGCCCGGCAAGGTCGTCACCGAGGTGGAGCCGGTCGGCCCCTTCTGGGAGGCCGAGCCCGAGCACCAGGACTACCTCCAGCGCTACCCGGAGGGGTACACCTGCCACTTCCCGCGCCCGGGATGGCGGCTGCCCGCCCGCACCCAGGGCTGA
- a CDS encoding nitrate reductase subunit alpha codes for MVRSRAKAAADAADRLLKAGQLLRKSPTTLDLRAVYRTDQKVNDSPYRERWAHDKVVRSTHGVNCTGSCSWKVYVKDGLITWETQQTDYPSVGPDRPEYEPRGCPRGASFSWYTYSPTRVRHPLARGVLVEMYRDAKRRHGGDPVAAWAELTSDPDKRRRYQRARGHGGFVRVDWDEALEIAAAAQVHTIAEYGPDRVAGFSPIPAMSMASHAVGARYHSLIGAPMISFYDWYADLPIASPQVFGDQTDVPESGDWWDAAYLMLWGSNVPVTRTPDAHWMAEARYRGQKVVVVSPDYADATKFADEWLHPHPGTDGALAMAMGHVLLTEFFVRRQVPYFTDYVKRFTDLPFLVALDEHPEGRWTPGKFVTAADLGLGRHADAGARAWMPVLIDADTDDVVVPNGTLGDRWGKGGEGRWNLDLGGVDPLLSLHGHTGGRGDNGVEVLLPRFDEPGATVARGVPAREIGGRLVTTVYDLLLAQYAVARPGLAGRWPTGYDDTDEPCTPAWQERITSVPAAAAIRAAREFARTAEQTRGRCMIVMGAGTNHWFHSDTIYRSFLSLLILTGCQGVNGGGWAHYVGQEKVRPYTGWQQLSTAADWVRPSRQMAGTPYWYLHSGQWRHEAHSADALASPTAPGTLAGLHTADLVAQSARLGWMPSYPTFDANPLDLGRRARESGQEPADWIADRIGSGDLDFACEDPDAPRNWPRVLTVWRANLIGSSAKGNEYFLRHLLGARDGATSDETPPEHRPRSVAWRDDETPQGKLDLLLSLDFRMTSTTLFSDVVLPAATWYEKHDLSSTDMHPFVHAFSPAINPPWQARTDFEIFHSLARRLSELAAGRLDTAYDLVATALQHDTPGETAQPGGRVVDWRDGRTPVEPGRNAPNVTLVERDYTAVADRLAAFGPLAEEHGMTVKGVTVNPHEESRWLAARCGTAPAGPAHGRPLLDTDVKFCEAILALSGTTNGRLAAEGFDRLADRVGPGAGLAELAASVGERRVVFSDTQERPVQVGASFEWSGKEAPDRRYSPFTVNTEHKKPWHTLTGRQHFYVDHDWMAELGEQLPVYRPPLNLAELGDAPTATGDGRAVTVRYLTPHAKWSIHSEYQENLLMQTLARGGPVIWMSPADADAIGAADNDWVEAVNAHGVVVARAIVSHRIPDGTVLMYHVQERLVNVPKSEANGRRGGVHNSLTKLLVKPTHLIGGYGQLSFAPNYYGPTGNQRDAVTTIRRRSQEVTY; via the coding sequence GTGGTGCGAAGCAGGGCGAAGGCCGCGGCCGACGCCGCGGACCGGCTGCTGAAGGCCGGTCAGCTGCTGCGGAAGTCCCCGACCACCCTCGATCTGAGGGCCGTGTACCGCACGGACCAGAAAGTGAATGACAGTCCTTATCGAGAGCGGTGGGCGCATGACAAAGTCGTGCGCTCCACGCACGGCGTCAACTGCACGGGTTCCTGCTCGTGGAAGGTGTACGTCAAGGACGGTCTGATCACCTGGGAGACCCAGCAGACGGATTATCCGAGCGTCGGCCCCGACCGGCCCGAGTACGAGCCGCGCGGCTGTCCGCGCGGCGCTTCCTTTTCCTGGTACACCTACTCGCCCACCCGCGTTCGCCATCCGTTGGCCCGCGGTGTCCTCGTGGAAATGTACCGGGACGCCAAACGCCGGCACGGTGGCGACCCCGTGGCCGCCTGGGCCGAGCTGACCTCCGACCCCGACAAGCGGCGCCGCTACCAGCGCGCCCGCGGGCACGGCGGCTTCGTCCGCGTCGACTGGGACGAGGCGCTGGAGATCGCCGCCGCCGCCCAGGTGCACACCATCGCCGAGTACGGACCCGACCGCGTCGCCGGGTTCTCGCCCATCCCCGCCATGTCCATGGCCTCGCACGCGGTCGGCGCCCGCTACCACTCCCTCATCGGCGCCCCGATGATCTCCTTCTACGACTGGTACGCCGACCTGCCGATCGCCTCCCCGCAGGTCTTCGGCGACCAGACCGACGTACCGGAGTCGGGCGACTGGTGGGACGCGGCCTACCTGATGCTGTGGGGCTCCAACGTCCCCGTCACCCGCACCCCCGACGCCCACTGGATGGCGGAGGCCCGCTACCGGGGCCAGAAGGTCGTCGTCGTCTCGCCGGACTACGCGGACGCCACCAAGTTCGCCGACGAGTGGCTGCACCCGCACCCGGGTACCGACGGGGCGCTCGCCATGGCGATGGGGCACGTGCTGCTCACCGAGTTCTTCGTGCGCCGGCAGGTCCCGTACTTCACCGACTACGTCAAGCGCTTCACCGACCTGCCCTTCCTCGTCGCCCTCGACGAGCACCCGGAGGGCCGGTGGACGCCCGGCAAGTTCGTCACCGCCGCCGACCTCGGGCTCGGCCGGCACGCCGACGCCGGGGCGCGGGCCTGGATGCCGGTGCTGATCGACGCCGACACCGACGACGTGGTCGTACCGAACGGCACCCTCGGCGACCGGTGGGGCAAGGGCGGCGAGGGGCGCTGGAACCTCGACCTGGGCGGGGTCGATCCGCTGCTCAGTCTGCACGGCCACACGGGCGGCCGCGGTGACAACGGTGTCGAGGTGCTGCTGCCCCGCTTCGACGAACCGGGCGCCACCGTCGCGCGCGGCGTACCGGCCCGGGAGATCGGCGGCCGGCTCGTCACCACCGTCTACGACCTGCTGCTCGCCCAGTACGCCGTCGCCCGCCCCGGCCTCGCCGGTCGGTGGCCGACGGGCTACGACGACACGGACGAGCCCTGCACCCCCGCCTGGCAGGAGCGCATCACCTCCGTCCCGGCCGCCGCCGCGATCCGTGCCGCCCGGGAGTTCGCGCGCACCGCCGAACAGACCCGCGGCCGCTGCATGATCGTCATGGGCGCCGGGACCAACCACTGGTTCCACTCCGACACCATCTACCGCTCCTTCCTCTCCCTGCTCATCCTCACCGGCTGCCAGGGCGTCAACGGCGGCGGCTGGGCGCACTACGTCGGCCAGGAGAAGGTCCGCCCCTACACCGGCTGGCAGCAACTCTCCACGGCCGCCGACTGGGTGCGGCCCTCCCGTCAGATGGCGGGCACCCCGTACTGGTACCTGCACAGCGGCCAGTGGCGTCACGAGGCCCACTCCGCCGACGCCCTCGCCTCGCCCACGGCCCCGGGCACCCTCGCCGGGCTGCACACCGCCGACCTGGTCGCCCAGTCCGCGCGGCTCGGCTGGATGCCGTCGTACCCGACCTTCGACGCCAACCCGCTCGACCTCGGCCGCCGCGCCCGCGAGAGCGGCCAGGAACCGGCCGACTGGATCGCGGACCGGATCGGCTCCGGCGACCTGGACTTCGCCTGCGAGGACCCCGACGCGCCCCGCAACTGGCCCCGCGTCCTGACCGTGTGGCGGGCCAACCTCATCGGCTCCTCCGCCAAGGGCAACGAGTACTTCCTGCGCCACCTGCTCGGCGCCCGGGACGGCGCCACCAGCGACGAGACGCCGCCCGAGCACCGGCCGCGCTCCGTGGCCTGGCGCGACGACGAAACCCCGCAGGGCAAGCTCGACCTGCTGCTGAGCCTCGACTTCCGGATGACCTCCACGACGCTCTTCTCCGACGTCGTGCTGCCCGCCGCCACCTGGTACGAGAAGCACGACCTGTCCTCCACGGACATGCACCCCTTCGTGCACGCCTTCAGCCCCGCGATCAACCCGCCGTGGCAGGCCCGCACCGACTTCGAGATCTTCCACTCCCTCGCCCGCCGCCTGAGCGAACTCGCCGCCGGCCGCCTCGACACGGCGTACGACCTGGTCGCCACCGCCCTCCAGCACGACACCCCCGGCGAGACGGCCCAGCCCGGCGGCCGGGTCGTCGACTGGCGCGACGGACGCACCCCCGTCGAGCCGGGCCGCAACGCCCCGAACGTCACCCTCGTCGAACGGGACTACACGGCCGTCGCCGACCGGCTCGCCGCCTTCGGGCCGCTGGCCGAGGAGCACGGCATGACCGTCAAGGGCGTCACCGTCAACCCGCACGAGGAGTCCCGGTGGCTCGCCGCGCGCTGCGGCACCGCCCCCGCCGGGCCGGCTCACGGGCGTCCGCTGCTGGACACCGACGTCAAGTTCTGCGAGGCGATCCTCGCCCTGTCCGGCACCACCAACGGCCGCCTCGCCGCCGAGGGCTTCGACCGCCTCGCCGACCGCGTCGGCCCCGGTGCCGGACTCGCGGAGCTGGCCGCGTCGGTGGGGGAGCGGCGCGTGGTCTTCTCCGACACCCAGGAGCGGCCCGTGCAGGTCGGGGCCAGTTTCGAGTGGTCCGGCAAGGAGGCACCCGACCGGCGCTACTCGCCCTTCACCGTCAACACCGAGCACAAGAAGCCCTGGCACACCCTCACCGGCCGCCAGCACTTCTACGTCGACCACGACTGGATGGCCGAGCTGGGCGAACAACTCCCCGTCTACCGGCCGCCGCTGAACCTCGCCGAGCTGGGCGACGCCCCGACGGCGACGGGCGACGGGCGGGCGGTGACCGTCCGCTACCTCACCCCGCACGCCAAGTGGTCCATCCACAGCGAGTACCAGGAGAACCTGCTGATGCAGACCCTGGCCCGCGGCGGCCCCGTCATCTGGATGAGCCCCGCCGACGCCGACGCGATCGGCGCCGCCGACAACGACTGGGTGGAGGCCGTCAACGCCCACGGCGTCGTCGTCGCCCGCGCGATCGTCTCGCACCGCATCCCGGACGGCACGGTGCTCATGTACCACGTGCAGGAACGCCTGGTGAACGTCCCCAAGTCGGAGGCGAACGGCCGCCGCGGCGGCGTCCACAACTCCCTCACCAAGCTGCTCGTCAAGCCCACCCACCTCATCGGCGGCTACGGCCAGCTCTCCTTCGCCCCCAACTACTACGGCCCGACCGGCAACCAGCGCGACGCCGTCACCACCATCCGGCGCCGCTCCCAGGAGGTCACGTACTGA
- the narI gene encoding respiratory nitrate reductase subunit gamma has product MKHLHTALWGVLPYLTLVVLVAGTAWRYHYDRFGFTTRSSQLHESRLLRVGGPLFHYGLLFVIAGHVAGLLVPEWLTDRLHVSERLYHANALLAGGTAGLATLAGLALLLYRRLRTPAIRAATSRSDRVVYPVLVTVVLAGLTATVSGATAASTYDYRLGVSVWFRSLFTLAPDVTAMAEAPLVYRLHALLAMALFALWPFTRLIHAFTAPLGYVVRPYVVYRHRGRGEVGAGRPGG; this is encoded by the coding sequence ATGAAGCACCTGCACACCGCCCTGTGGGGTGTCCTGCCCTACCTGACCCTGGTGGTGCTGGTGGCGGGCACGGCCTGGCGCTACCACTACGACCGGTTCGGCTTCACCACCCGCTCCAGCCAGCTGCACGAGAGCCGGCTGCTGCGCGTCGGCGGCCCGCTCTTCCACTACGGCCTGCTGTTCGTGATCGCGGGCCATGTCGCCGGACTCCTGGTCCCCGAGTGGCTGACCGACCGCCTCCACGTCAGCGAGCGCCTCTACCACGCCAACGCCCTCCTCGCGGGCGGCACGGCGGGCCTGGCGACCCTGGCGGGCCTCGCCCTTCTCCTGTACCGGCGGCTGCGCACCCCCGCGATCCGGGCCGCGACCAGCCGCAGCGACCGCGTCGTCTACCCGGTGCTGGTCACGGTCGTCCTCGCCGGACTGACGGCGACCGTGTCCGGCGCGACCGCCGCGTCGACGTACGACTACCGTCTCGGCGTCTCCGTCTGGTTCCGCAGCCTGTTCACGCTGGCCCCCGACGTGACCGCCATGGCCGAGGCCCCCCTGGTCTACCGCCTGCACGCACTCCTCGCCATGGCCCTCTTCGCCCTCTGGCCCTTCACCCGCCTCATCCACGCCTTCACGGCACCGCTGGGGTACGTGGTGCGGCCGTACGTCGTCTACCGCCACCGGGGGCGCGGCGAGGTGGGGGCGGGCCGGCCGGGGGGCTGA
- a CDS encoding aldo/keto reductase — protein sequence MQYRTLGRTGVQVSSLALGAMNFGSIGRTTQDEATAIVDAALEAGINLIDTADMYSGGESEEMVGKAIAGRRDDIVLATKANMPMSDEPNHQGSSRRWLVTELDNSLRRLGVDHVDLYQIHRWDPRTSDEETLSALTDLQRAGKIRYFGSSTFPAYRVVEAQWAAREHRLGRYVTEQPSYSILQRGIESHVLPVTEQYGLGVLAWSPLASGWLSGAVRAGRDVATHRSAFMPERFDTTVPANRTRLDAVEKLAAVADEAGLTLIQLALGFVTAHPAVTAALVGPRTLDHLHSQLAAADTVLPDDVLDAIDAIVAPGTDLAAHEKFDATPALLDPALRRRRHHAAR from the coding sequence ATGCAGTACCGCACCTTGGGCCGCACCGGTGTGCAGGTCAGCTCGCTCGCGCTCGGCGCCATGAACTTCGGCAGCATCGGGCGCACCACCCAGGACGAGGCCACCGCCATCGTCGACGCGGCCCTGGAGGCCGGGATCAACCTCATCGACACCGCCGACATGTACAGCGGCGGCGAGTCGGAGGAGATGGTCGGCAAGGCCATCGCCGGGCGCCGGGACGACATCGTGCTGGCCACGAAGGCCAACATGCCGATGAGCGACGAGCCCAACCACCAGGGCTCCTCGCGCCGCTGGCTGGTCACCGAGCTGGACAACAGCCTGCGCCGCCTCGGCGTCGACCACGTCGACCTCTACCAGATCCACCGCTGGGACCCGCGGACGAGCGACGAGGAGACGCTGTCCGCGCTCACCGACCTGCAGCGCGCGGGGAAGATCCGGTACTTCGGATCCTCGACCTTCCCCGCGTACCGCGTCGTCGAGGCCCAGTGGGCCGCCCGCGAGCACCGGCTGGGCCGGTACGTCACCGAGCAGCCCAGCTACTCCATCCTCCAGCGCGGCATCGAGAGCCACGTACTGCCCGTGACCGAGCAGTACGGGCTCGGCGTGCTGGCGTGGAGCCCGCTGGCCTCGGGCTGGCTGTCGGGGGCGGTGCGCGCGGGGCGGGACGTCGCCACGCACCGGTCGGCGTTCATGCCCGAACGCTTCGACACCACCGTGCCCGCCAACCGGACCCGGCTGGACGCCGTCGAGAAGCTCGCCGCGGTCGCCGACGAGGCCGGGCTGACCCTGATCCAGCTGGCGCTCGGCTTCGTCACCGCGCACCCGGCCGTCACCGCCGCGCTCGTCGGACCCCGCACCCTGGACCACCTCCACTCCCAGCTCGCCGCCGCCGACACCGTCCTCCCGGACGACGTCCTCGACGCGATCGACGCGATCGTGGCTCCCGGCACCGACCTGGCCGCGCACGAGAAGTTCGACGCCACGCCCGCGCTGCTCGACCCGGCACTGCGCCGCCGCCGTCACCACGCGGCCCGCTGA
- the narH gene encoding nitrate reductase subunit beta, with protein sequence MRVMAQVAMVMNLDKCIGCHTCSVTCKQTWTNRTGTEYVWFNNVETRPGQGYPRGHEDQDKWKGGWRLKGGRLVPRSGGRARRLARLFANPELPTLDDYYQPWTYDYENLTTAPLGDDIPTAPPRSRIDGRPTEITWGPNWDDDLGGGPDQLAADPLLARMSEKVRLDYERAFMFYLPRICEHCLNPSCVAVCPSGALYKRVEDGIVLVDQDRCRGWRMCVSGCPYKKVYFNHSTGKAEKCTFCYPRIEAGDPTVCSETCVGRLRYLGVMLYDADKVGAAASVTDEKDLYEAQLGCFLDPDDPEVARAAEASGIPHDWVEAARRSPVRALITRYRVALPLHPEYRTMPMVWYVPPLSPVVDALTGTGHDGEDPAALFGAIDTLRIPLGYLAELFTAGDPGPVEAALCRLAAMRSHMRRVNLGEEQDPRIAEAVGLDEAGVLELYRLLALAKYDERYVIPTTYTGAVPDPGGTGGGCSLDGEGGPGMMPGGEGAGFDPDTFHAPPTAPPAAGASTALRGRVNLLNWNGKGRPNGLFPRARGAARTEPEL encoded by the coding sequence ATGCGCGTCATGGCACAGGTGGCGATGGTCATGAACCTCGACAAGTGCATCGGCTGCCACACCTGCTCGGTCACCTGCAAGCAGACCTGGACCAACCGCACCGGCACCGAGTACGTCTGGTTCAACAACGTCGAGACCCGCCCCGGCCAGGGCTACCCCCGAGGCCACGAGGACCAGGACAAGTGGAAGGGCGGCTGGCGGCTCAAGGGCGGGCGCCTCGTCCCGCGCAGCGGCGGCCGGGCCCGGCGCCTGGCCCGCCTCTTCGCCAACCCGGAACTCCCCACCCTGGACGACTACTACCAGCCCTGGACCTACGACTACGAGAACCTCACCACCGCCCCCCTCGGCGACGACATCCCCACCGCCCCGCCCCGCTCCCGGATCGACGGCCGCCCCACCGAGATCACCTGGGGCCCCAACTGGGACGACGACCTCGGCGGCGGCCCCGACCAGCTCGCCGCCGACCCGCTGCTCGCCCGGATGAGCGAGAAGGTCCGCCTCGACTACGAGCGGGCGTTCATGTTCTACCTGCCCCGCATCTGCGAGCACTGCCTCAACCCGTCCTGCGTCGCCGTCTGCCCCTCCGGCGCCCTGTACAAGCGCGTCGAGGACGGCATCGTCCTGGTCGACCAGGACCGCTGCCGGGGCTGGCGGATGTGCGTCAGCGGCTGCCCGTACAAGAAGGTCTACTTCAACCACTCCACCGGCAAGGCCGAGAAGTGCACCTTCTGCTACCCGCGCATCGAGGCCGGCGACCCCACCGTCTGCTCCGAGACCTGCGTCGGCCGGCTGCGCTACCTCGGCGTCATGCTCTACGACGCGGACAAGGTCGGCGCCGCCGCCTCCGTCACCGACGAGAAGGACTTGTACGAGGCCCAGCTCGGCTGCTTCCTCGACCCCGACGACCCCGAGGTGGCCCGCGCGGCCGAGGCGTCCGGCATCCCGCACGACTGGGTCGAGGCCGCGCGCCGCTCCCCGGTACGCGCACTGATCACCCGGTACCGCGTCGCGCTCCCGCTGCACCCGGAGTACCGGACGATGCCGATGGTCTGGTACGTCCCGCCGCTCTCCCCCGTCGTCGACGCCCTCACCGGCACCGGACACGACGGGGAGGACCCGGCCGCGCTGTTCGGCGCGATCGACACGCTGCGCATCCCCCTCGGCTACCTCGCCGAACTCTTCACCGCGGGCGACCCCGGCCCCGTCGAGGCCGCCCTGTGCCGGCTGGCCGCGATGCGCTCCCACATGCGGCGCGTCAACCTCGGCGAGGAACAGGACCCGCGGATCGCCGAGGCGGTCGGACTGGACGAGGCGGGTGTCCTGGAGCTGTACCGGCTGCTCGCCCTCGCCAAGTACGACGAGCGGTACGTCATCCCGACCACCTACACCGGCGCCGTCCCCGACCCCGGCGGGACGGGCGGCGGCTGCAGCCTGGACGGCGAGGGCGGGCCCGGCATGATGCCGGGGGGCGAGGGCGCGGGCTTCGACCCGGACACCTTCCACGCGCCCCCCACCGCACCCCCCGCCGCGGGCGCCTCCACGGCCCTGCGCGGCCGGGTCAACCTCCTGAACTGGAACGGGAAGGGACGCCCCAACGGCCTCTTCCCCCGGGCCCGCGGCGCCGCGCGGACGGAGCCCGAGCTGTGA
- a CDS encoding winged helix-turn-helix transcriptional regulator → MTDHDVHCYELVADCRLRAATDLFAHTWDPVVLAALRVGPRRRRELRAAIGGISDKVLTDSLHRLLTGGLVARQAHAEAPPRVDYTLTRLGRSLVEGPMTALGRWAVEHGDELLEAQESGTGGL, encoded by the coding sequence ATGACCGATCACGACGTCCACTGCTACGAGTTGGTCGCCGACTGCCGTCTGCGCGCCGCCACCGATCTCTTCGCCCACACCTGGGACCCCGTGGTGCTCGCGGCACTTCGCGTGGGGCCCCGTCGGCGCCGCGAGCTGCGTGCCGCGATCGGCGGCATCAGCGACAAGGTGCTGACCGACTCCCTGCACCGTCTGCTCACCGGCGGGTTGGTCGCGCGCCAGGCACACGCCGAGGCTCCCCCTCGCGTCGACTACACGCTGACCCGTCTCGGCCGGAGCCTGGTCGAGGGCCCGATGACGGCGCTGGGGCGCTGGGCGGTCGAACACGGCGACGAACTCCTCGAAGCTCAGGAGAGCGGTACCGGAGGTCTTTGA
- a CDS encoding NADPH-dependent F420 reductase, giving the protein MRIGILGTGTLAAALGEGWTRAGHTVVIGGRSQTRARELAERLGRGTRAATPRETAAGRDAVLLAVSFDGVEDMLASAGASDGALAGTPLIDPTNATLHGVGTLLTGDGESMAGRIARLAPGARVVKAFHLFPAARWTDPHGEPRATVAMCGDDPAALDVVGSLVRDVGAAPAVLGGLDRVRQLEEVAGFVIALAFAGTDPNSAIPRVAP; this is encoded by the coding sequence ATGCGCATCGGAATCCTGGGCACGGGGACGCTGGCGGCGGCCCTGGGCGAGGGCTGGACACGGGCAGGGCACACGGTGGTGATCGGCGGGCGGTCGCAGACCCGGGCGAGGGAACTCGCCGAGCGGCTGGGCCGCGGAACACGCGCCGCGACGCCGCGCGAGACGGCCGCCGGACGCGACGCGGTGCTGCTCGCCGTCTCCTTCGACGGCGTCGAGGACATGCTGGCATCGGCCGGCGCGTCCGACGGCGCGCTCGCGGGCACGCCGTTGATCGACCCCACGAACGCCACCCTGCACGGCGTCGGCACGCTGCTCACCGGGGACGGGGAGTCGATGGCGGGACGGATCGCCCGCCTCGCTCCGGGAGCCCGGGTCGTGAAGGCGTTCCACCTCTTCCCCGCGGCCCGGTGGACCGACCCGCACGGCGAACCCCGGGCGACGGTGGCGATGTGCGGCGACGACCCGGCAGCGCTGGACGTCGTCGGGTCGCTGGTCCGTGACGTGGGTGCCGCCCCGGCGGTTCTCGGCGGGCTCGACCGCGTCCGCCAACTGGAAGAAGTCGCCGGCTTCGTCATCGCACTGGCCTTCGCGGGCACCGACCCCAACTCCGCGATCCCCCGGGTGGCGCCGTGA
- the narJ gene encoding nitrate reductase molybdenum cofactor assembly chaperone, which produces MSRTAHTATAPVVFQAAALLLGYPDQDWPRRPRTVRETVAGLPGGEIRLLLSFCAEAEREDPLTLAARYVATFDRSRRRCLYLTYYTDGDTRRRGAALARIKSEYRTHGWLPPDDELPDFLPLMLEFAARVPEAGTALLTDYRAAIEVLRYALEAHRSPHAHLLQAVCRCLPGQAPASREEALRLTRTGPPTEAVGLEPLAPFPARPRSDDQGARR; this is translated from the coding sequence GTGAGCCGTACCGCGCACACCGCCACCGCCCCGGTCGTCTTCCAGGCCGCGGCACTGCTGCTGGGCTACCCCGACCAGGACTGGCCCCGCCGCCCGCGCACCGTCCGCGAGACGGTCGCCGGACTGCCCGGCGGCGAGATCCGGCTCCTGCTCTCCTTCTGCGCCGAGGCCGAGCGGGAAGACCCCCTGACCCTCGCCGCCCGCTACGTCGCCACCTTCGACCGCAGCCGCCGCCGCTGCCTCTACCTCACCTACTACACCGACGGCGACACCCGCCGCCGGGGCGCCGCCCTGGCCCGCATCAAGTCCGAGTACCGCACCCACGGCTGGCTGCCCCCGGACGACGAACTGCCGGACTTCCTGCCGCTGATGCTGGAGTTCGCCGCCCGCGTCCCCGAGGCCGGCACCGCCCTGCTGACCGACTACCGCGCGGCGATCGAGGTCCTGCGTTACGCGCTCGAAGCCCACCGCAGTCCCCACGCCCACCTCCTCCAGGCCGTCTGCCGGTGCCTGCCGGGCCAGGCACCGGCCAGCCGCGAGGAGGCGCTGCGCCTGACCCGTACCGGCCCGCCGACCGAGGCGGTGGGCCTGGAACCCCTGGCCCCCTTCCCCGCCCGGCCCCGGTCGGACGACCAAGGAGCACGCCGATGA